Proteins encoded in a region of the Streptomyces violaceoruber genome:
- a CDS encoding alpha/beta hydrolase, translated as MSNRPLGHVARSTRGPANRPHPETPRGAPRRTPARTFLRTADGVPIDAVYEPGPTGRDRSDLVFVVAHGFTGDADRPHVRRIAAAFARHGAVVTFSFRGHGASGGRSTVGDREVLDLAAAVAWARGFGHARVVTVGFSMGGSVVLRHAALYADDAVAGTDAVVSVSSPARWYYRGTAPMRRLHWLVMRPAGRLVGRYGLRTRIHHRDWDPVPLSPVEAVPRIAPRPLLVVHGDRDGYFPLDHPRMLAEAAGDHGELWLEPGMGHAENASGEALLERIGAWAVARAG; from the coding sequence ATGAGCAACCGACCGCTGGGTCATGTGGCGCGTTCCACCCGTGGTCCAGCCAATCGTCCGCATCCCGAGACGCCTCGGGGAGCGCCGCGCCGCACGCCCGCGCGTACCTTCCTCCGTACGGCCGACGGTGTCCCCATCGACGCCGTGTACGAGCCGGGACCAACCGGGCGCGACCGCTCTGACCTGGTGTTCGTCGTCGCGCACGGGTTCACGGGCGACGCCGACCGACCGCATGTGCGGCGGATCGCGGCGGCGTTCGCGCGGCACGGTGCCGTGGTCACGTTCTCCTTCCGGGGCCACGGCGCGTCCGGCGGGCGCTCCACCGTCGGCGACCGCGAGGTGCTCGACTTGGCCGCGGCGGTGGCGTGGGCGCGCGGCTTCGGACACGCGCGCGTGGTGACCGTCGGCTTCTCCATGGGCGGCTCGGTGGTCCTGCGGCACGCCGCGCTGTACGCCGACGACGCGGTGGCGGGCACGGACGCCGTCGTGTCGGTCAGTTCGCCCGCCCGCTGGTACTACCGGGGCACGGCACCCATGCGCCGGCTGCACTGGCTGGTGATGCGCCCCGCCGGGCGCCTGGTGGGCCGCTACGGCCTGCGCACCCGCATCCACCACCGCGACTGGGACCCGGTGCCGCTGTCGCCGGTGGAGGCGGTGCCCCGGATCGCGCCGAGGCCGCTGCTCGTCGTGCACGGCGACCGGGACGGCTACTTCCCCCTCGACCACCCCCGGATGCTGGCCGAGGCCGCCGGTGACCACGGCGAACTCTGGCTGGAGCCCGGCATGGGCCACGCCGAGAACGCCTCCGGCGAGGCGCTCCTCGAACGCATCGGCGCCTGGGCGGTGGCCCGGGCGGGCTAG
- a CDS encoding S1C family serine protease produces the protein MTESLRHNGEYEHANPYQGTPQHASSPVSPEWPPPPAQPPGNHATQPLPEPPHGGRPARRRGPAALLVAVAIVAAAVGGGTAYGIQELTGSDTVASSSTSTNVVPSSQKGTVSGVAKAVSPSIVEINATSNAGSSTGSGVIITDDGEIITNNHVVAGASSVKVTTNDGKQYTAEVVGTDSKKDLALIKLENASGLKAATLGDSAGIGVGDQVVAIGSPEGLTGTVTSGIVSALDRDVTVSTDEGQQQQQQRQGGQWPFEFGGQQFNGDTGSSTTTYKAIQTDASLNPGNSGGALIDMNGNIIGINSAMYSATESSASAGSVGLGFAIPINTVKADLPELRAGASN, from the coding sequence ATGACCGAGAGCCTCCGCCACAACGGCGAGTACGAGCACGCGAACCCGTACCAGGGAACCCCCCAGCACGCCTCCTCTCCCGTCAGCCCGGAGTGGCCGCCCCCGCCGGCCCAGCCGCCCGGGAACCACGCCACGCAGCCCCTGCCCGAGCCGCCGCACGGCGGGCGCCCCGCCCGGCGGCGCGGCCCCGCCGCCCTGCTGGTGGCCGTGGCGATCGTCGCGGCGGCCGTCGGCGGCGGCACGGCGTACGGCATCCAGGAGCTGACCGGCAGCGACACCGTCGCCTCCAGCTCGACCAGCACCAACGTGGTGCCCTCCAGCCAGAAGGGCACGGTCTCCGGCGTCGCGAAGGCGGTCAGCCCGAGCATCGTCGAGATCAACGCCACCTCGAACGCCGGCTCCTCCACCGGTTCCGGCGTGATCATCACCGACGACGGCGAGATCATCACCAACAACCACGTCGTCGCCGGGGCCTCCTCCGTCAAGGTGACGACGAACGACGGCAAGCAGTACACCGCCGAGGTCGTCGGCACCGACAGCAAGAAGGACCTCGCGCTGATCAAGCTGGAGAACGCCTCCGGGCTGAAGGCCGCCACCCTCGGCGACTCCGCCGGCATCGGGGTCGGCGACCAGGTCGTCGCCATCGGCTCCCCCGAGGGACTGACCGGTACCGTGACCAGCGGCATCGTCTCCGCCCTCGACCGGGACGTGACCGTCTCGACGGACGAGGGCCAGCAGCAACAGCAGCAGCGGCAGGGCGGCCAGTGGCCGTTCGAGTTCGGCGGGCAGCAGTTCAACGGCGACACCGGCTCGTCCACGACGACGTACAAGGCGATCCAGACCGACGCGTCCCTCAACCCGGGCAACTCCGGCGGCGCGCTGATCGACATGAACGGCAACATCATCGGCATCAACTCCGCGATGTACTCGGCGACCGAGTCCTCCGCGAGCGCGGGCAGCGTGGGCCTCGGCTTCGCCATCCCGATCAACACGGTCAAGGCCGACCTGCCCGAGCTGCGGGCGGGCGCGAGCAACTGA
- a CDS encoding MoaD/ThiS family protein, producing the protein MAKVTVRYWAAAKAAAGVAEEPYDAATLADALGAVRERHPGELTRVLLRCSFLVDGDPVGTRGHETVRLAEGGTVEVLPPFAGG; encoded by the coding sequence ATGGCAAAGGTCACGGTGCGCTACTGGGCCGCCGCGAAGGCCGCGGCGGGGGTGGCCGAGGAGCCCTACGACGCGGCGACGCTCGCCGACGCGCTCGGCGCGGTCCGCGAGCGCCACCCCGGCGAACTCACCCGCGTGCTGCTGCGTTGCTCGTTCCTCGTCGACGGCGACCCCGTGGGCACCCGCGGGCATGAGACGGTACGGCTGGCCGAGGGCGGCACGGTCGAGGTGCTCCCGCCGTTCGCAGGAGGGTGA
- a CDS encoding DsrE family protein, protein MAKKLVIKVTAGADAPERCSQAFTVAAVAVASGVDVSLWLTGESAWFAVPGRAAEFELPHAAPLPDLLDSLLAGGRVTLCTQCAARRDLTEKDVIEGVRIAGAQVFVQEALADDTQALVY, encoded by the coding sequence ATGGCGAAGAAGCTCGTGATCAAGGTGACGGCGGGGGCCGATGCCCCGGAGCGCTGCTCGCAGGCGTTCACCGTGGCGGCGGTGGCCGTGGCCAGCGGGGTCGACGTGTCGCTGTGGCTGACCGGTGAGTCCGCGTGGTTCGCGGTGCCGGGGCGCGCGGCCGAGTTCGAGCTGCCGCACGCCGCGCCGCTGCCCGACCTGCTGGACTCGCTCCTGGCGGGCGGCCGGGTGACGCTGTGCACCCAGTGCGCGGCCCGGCGCGACCTCACCGAGAAGGACGTCATCGAGGGCGTGCGCATCGCGGGCGCGCAGGTCTTCGTGCAGGAGGCACTGGCCGACGACACGCAGGCCCTCGTCTACTGA
- a CDS encoding helix-turn-helix domain-containing protein, translating into MPQRRAITGRSQEPRARFAEELRLLRNGRGVSLRGVAEVVGWDASQFGKMEHGHTLGGPEIVEALDQYYGTGGMLLTLWELAVADPTQLREQYRRYMILEAEAISLWYYAVSAPPGLLQTAGYAREALAAGWLTVPELEQQVEARLGRRQLLEGDTPPPFRVILSEAVLRTLLRDMGAWREQLTHLVEMSERANITLHVLPFSAGRHGLTNTDVMFLRLPNGRVVAYIENDLRGELVEENASVELLQRRYDSTRDLALSPAESREFILRTLEEAPCEPST; encoded by the coding sequence GTGCCGCAGCGGAGGGCGATCACGGGTCGCAGTCAGGAACCGAGGGCACGGTTCGCGGAGGAGCTGCGGCTGCTGCGCAACGGGCGGGGCGTGTCCCTGCGGGGCGTCGCGGAGGTGGTGGGCTGGGACGCGTCCCAGTTCGGGAAGATGGAGCACGGCCACACGCTGGGCGGCCCGGAGATCGTGGAGGCGCTGGACCAGTACTACGGCACGGGCGGCATGCTGCTCACGCTGTGGGAGTTGGCGGTGGCCGATCCGACGCAGCTCCGCGAGCAGTATCGGCGGTACATGATCCTGGAGGCCGAGGCGATCAGCTTGTGGTACTACGCGGTGAGCGCTCCACCGGGGCTCCTTCAGACCGCCGGGTACGCGCGCGAGGCTCTTGCCGCAGGCTGGCTGACTGTCCCCGAGCTTGAGCAGCAGGTGGAGGCGCGTCTCGGTCGCCGGCAGTTGTTGGAGGGCGACACCCCACCGCCGTTTCGCGTCATTCTGTCCGAGGCGGTGCTGCGTACGTTGCTGCGTGACATGGGTGCATGGCGTGAGCAGTTGACCCACTTGGTGGAGATGTCCGAGCGGGCGAACATCACCCTCCATGTGCTGCCGTTCAGTGCCGGGCGGCACGGGCTGACCAACACCGACGTGATGTTTCTGCGGCTGCCGAACGGCCGCGTAGTGGCATACATCGAGAACGATTTGCGCGGCGAACTGGTCGAAGAAAACGCCTCGGTTGAGCTGCTTCAGCGCAGGTACGATTCGACGCGTGACTTGGCGCTGTCACCGGCCGAGTCGCGCGAGTTCATCCTGCGGACGTTGGAGGAAGCGCCATGCGAGCCATCGACCTGA
- a CDS encoding TetR family transcriptional regulator → MSTEPPPPTLTERRKAATQLDIAHAAAELFATRGPEATTAEEIARRAGVALRTFYRYFRSKQDAVGPLLTDGADRWRALLAEAPPGSALGPALRGAVEQALATPDPQAVEALLRTRGLLRAAADDPALRAVWYRVNQESEELLVPVIARLTDGRRDPLEVRLVAAAATDAIRIALETWSGTEAATEGPDSPADLAVRCLRSLLGAGDDTP, encoded by the coding sequence GTGAGCACCGAGCCACCGCCCCCGACGCTGACCGAACGCCGCAAGGCCGCGACCCAGCTCGACATCGCGCACGCAGCGGCAGAGCTCTTCGCCACCCGGGGCCCGGAGGCCACGACGGCGGAGGAGATCGCCCGGCGGGCGGGGGTCGCGCTGCGGACCTTCTACCGGTACTTCCGCTCCAAGCAGGACGCCGTCGGTCCGCTGCTCACGGACGGCGCCGACCGCTGGCGGGCGCTGCTGGCCGAGGCGCCGCCGGGCAGCGCGCTCGGTCCCGCCCTGCGCGGCGCGGTCGAGCAGGCGCTGGCGACGCCGGATCCGCAGGCCGTCGAGGCGCTGCTGCGCACGCGCGGGCTGCTGCGCGCCGCCGCGGACGATCCCGCACTGCGGGCGGTCTGGTACCGCGTCAACCAGGAGTCGGAGGAGCTGCTCGTTCCGGTGATCGCCCGGCTGACGGACGGCCGCCGGGACCCGCTGGAGGTGCGCCTCGTCGCCGCCGCGGCCACCGACGCCATCCGGATCGCCCTGGAGACCTGGTCCGGCACCGAGGCCGCGACCGAGGGCCCCGACTCCCCCGCCGACCTGGCGGTGCGCTGTCTGCGCAGCCTCCTCGGCGCCGGGGACGACACCCCTTAG
- a CDS encoding sulfurtransferase encodes MSRSDVLVDADWLQDHLDDTDIAIVEVDEDTSAYEKNHIKNAIRIDWTQDLQDPVRRDFVDQEGFEKLLSAKGIGNDTLVVLYGGNNNWFASYAYWYFKLYGHENVKLLDGGRKKWELDARELVPGDEVPQRAATDYKAKPQNTAIRAFRDDVVKAIGAQNLVDVRSPDEFSGKLLAPAHLPQEQSQRPGHVPSARNIPWSKNANDDGTFKSDDELKQLYTDEQVDLAKDTIAYCRIGERSALTWFVLHELLGVENVKNYDGSWTEYGSLVGVPIELGANK; translated from the coding sequence ATGAGCCGCAGCGACGTCCTGGTCGACGCCGACTGGCTGCAGGACCACCTGGACGACACCGACATCGCGATCGTCGAGGTGGACGAGGACACGTCCGCCTACGAGAAGAACCACATCAAGAACGCGATCCGGATCGACTGGACCCAGGACCTCCAGGACCCGGTCCGCCGCGACTTCGTCGACCAGGAGGGCTTCGAGAAGCTCCTGTCGGCCAAGGGCATCGGCAACGACACGCTGGTGGTCCTCTACGGCGGCAACAACAACTGGTTCGCGTCGTACGCCTACTGGTACTTCAAGCTCTACGGCCACGAGAACGTCAAGCTCCTCGACGGCGGCCGCAAGAAGTGGGAGCTGGACGCCCGCGAGTTGGTCCCCGGCGACGAGGTGCCCCAGCGCGCCGCCACCGACTACAAGGCCAAGCCGCAGAACACCGCGATCCGCGCCTTCCGCGACGACGTCGTCAAGGCGATCGGCGCGCAGAACCTGGTCGACGTCCGCTCGCCCGACGAGTTCTCCGGCAAGCTGCTCGCCCCGGCCCACCTGCCCCAGGAGCAGTCGCAGCGTCCGGGCCACGTCCCGTCCGCCCGCAACATCCCGTGGTCGAAGAACGCCAACGACGACGGCACCTTCAAGTCGGACGACGAGCTGAAGCAGCTCTACACCGACGAGCAGGTCGACCTGGCGAAGGACACCATCGCCTACTGCCGCATCGGCGAGCGCTCGGCCCTGACCTGGTTCGTCCTGCACGAGCTGCTGGGCGTGGAGAACGTCAAGAACTACGACGGCTCCTGGACCGAGTACGGCTCCCTCGTCGGCGTGCCGATCGAGCTCGGCGCCAACAAGTAA
- a CDS encoding glucose 1-dehydrogenase gives MHDLTGKNVIITGGARGLGAEAARQAVAAGAHVLITDVLDDDGENAARELGDRARFLHHDVTSEEDWSRAADFAVTEFGALHGLVNNAGISTGTPLESESVDHFRKVLDVNLTGVFIGMKTVVPALKEAGGGSIVNISSAAGLMGLALTAGYGASKWGVRGLTKIGAVEWGTARLRVNSVHPGMTYTPMTAAVGIERGEGKYPNTPMGRVGEADEIAGAVVFLLSDAASYVTGAELAVDGGWTTGPTVAYVMGQ, from the coding sequence ATGCACGACCTGACCGGCAAGAACGTGATCATCACCGGCGGCGCCCGGGGTCTCGGCGCGGAGGCCGCGAGGCAGGCGGTCGCCGCCGGGGCGCACGTCCTGATCACCGACGTGCTGGACGACGACGGCGAGAACGCCGCCCGCGAACTCGGCGACCGCGCCCGCTTCCTGCACCACGACGTGACCTCGGAGGAGGACTGGAGCCGGGCCGCCGACTTCGCCGTCACCGAGTTCGGCGCGCTGCACGGACTGGTGAACAACGCCGGGATCTCGACCGGTACGCCGCTGGAGTCGGAGTCCGTCGACCACTTCCGGAAGGTCCTCGACGTCAACCTCACCGGCGTCTTCATCGGCATGAAGACCGTGGTCCCCGCGCTGAAGGAGGCCGGCGGGGGATCGATCGTCAACATCTCGTCCGCGGCCGGCCTGATGGGCCTCGCCCTCACGGCCGGCTACGGCGCCTCCAAGTGGGGCGTGCGCGGGCTCACGAAGATCGGCGCCGTGGAGTGGGGCACCGCCCGCCTCCGCGTGAACTCCGTGCACCCCGGGATGACGTACACCCCGATGACCGCGGCCGTCGGCATCGAGCGCGGCGAGGGGAAGTACCCGAACACGCCCATGGGCCGGGTCGGCGAGGCCGACGAGATCGCCGGCGCGGTCGTCTTCCTGCTCTCGGACGCCGCGTCCTACGTCACCGGCGCCGAACTCGCGGTGGACGGCGGCTGGACCACCGGTCCGACGGTGGCGTACGTCATGGGGCAGTGA
- the glnR gene encoding two-component system response regulator GlnR, translating to MSSLLLLTNALQPSTEVLPALGLLLHNVRVAPAEGPALVDTPGADVILVDGRRDLPQIRSLCQLLRSTGLSCPLVLIVTEGGLAAVTADWGIDDVLLDTAGPAEVEARLRLATGRQQLGGDDSPMEIRNGDLSVDEATYSAKLKGRVLDLTFKEFELLKYLAQHPGRVFTRAQLLQEVWGYDYFGGTRTVDVHVRRLRAKLGPEHESLIGTVRNVGYRFVTPEKPEKGEKSDKSEKGERAEKTERAETPGKAAAETNEAAGARSSKV from the coding sequence ATGAGTTCTCTGCTGCTCCTGACCAACGCCCTCCAGCCGTCGACGGAGGTGCTTCCCGCCCTCGGCCTGCTGCTGCACAACGTACGCGTCGCCCCCGCCGAGGGCCCCGCCCTCGTCGACACCCCCGGCGCCGACGTCATCCTCGTCGACGGCCGCCGCGACCTCCCCCAGATCCGCAGCCTGTGCCAGCTACTGCGCTCCACGGGCCTCAGCTGTCCGCTGGTCCTCATCGTCACCGAGGGCGGTCTCGCCGCCGTCACCGCCGACTGGGGCATCGACGACGTACTGCTCGACACCGCCGGTCCGGCGGAGGTCGAGGCGCGGCTGCGGCTGGCCACGGGCCGCCAGCAGCTCGGCGGCGACGACTCCCCCATGGAGATCCGCAACGGCGACCTGTCGGTGGACGAGGCGACGTACTCCGCGAAGCTGAAGGGGCGGGTCCTGGACCTGACCTTCAAGGAGTTCGAGCTGCTGAAGTACCTCGCCCAGCACCCGGGCCGCGTGTTCACCCGCGCGCAGCTGCTCCAGGAGGTGTGGGGCTACGACTACTTCGGCGGCACCCGCACGGTCGACGTGCACGTGCGGCGGCTGCGCGCCAAGCTCGGCCCCGAGCACGAGTCGCTGATCGGCACCGTCCGCAACGTCGGCTACCGCTTCGTGACGCCGGAGAAGCCCGAGAAGGGCGAGAAGAGCGATAAGTCCGAGAAGGGCGAGAGGGCGGAGAAGACGGAGAGGGCCGAGACGCCCGGAAAGGCGGCCGCCGAGACGAACGAGGCGGCGGGCGCAAGGTCATCCAAGGTGTGA
- a CDS encoding SDR family NAD(P)-dependent oxidoreductase — protein sequence MNYVHRYEGRRALVTGGGSGIGQATVLRLLAEGGSVVAVDVSEPGLKDTVEKAGARAERLTTLVVDIADETSVREGVRAATEALGGLDVLVNAAGILRSSHTGQTSLADFTRVLTVNLVGTFLVIREAVPALLEGRDAAVVNFSSTSAAFAHPYMAAYAASKGGIQSMTHALAAEYAGRGIRFTAVQPGSISSGMTDGSGASGQSVGPGLPEDADMALFAKLSPALGRGFAGPETVASVVAMLASEDGRFITGTEVRVDGGTHF from the coding sequence ATGAACTACGTGCATCGTTACGAAGGCCGTCGCGCCCTGGTCACCGGCGGCGGCTCCGGCATAGGCCAGGCCACCGTGCTGCGGCTGCTCGCGGAGGGCGGCAGCGTCGTCGCGGTGGACGTCAGCGAGCCGGGCCTGAAGGACACCGTGGAGAAGGCCGGGGCCCGCGCGGAACGGCTCACCACGCTCGTCGTCGACATCGCCGACGAGACCTCGGTGCGCGAGGGGGTCCGGGCCGCGACGGAGGCGCTGGGCGGCCTCGACGTCCTGGTCAACGCGGCCGGCATCCTGCGTTCCTCGCACACCGGGCAGACCAGCCTGGCGGACTTCACCCGGGTCCTCACGGTGAACCTCGTCGGCACCTTCCTGGTGATCCGCGAGGCGGTCCCGGCGCTGTTGGAGGGCCGGGACGCGGCGGTGGTCAACTTCAGCTCGACCTCCGCCGCGTTCGCGCACCCCTACATGGCGGCCTACGCGGCGAGCAAGGGCGGCATCCAGTCCATGACCCACGCCCTGGCCGCCGAGTACGCGGGGCGCGGCATCCGCTTCACCGCCGTCCAGCCCGGCTCCATCTCCTCCGGCATGACGGACGGCAGCGGGGCCAGCGGGCAGAGCGTCGGTCCCGGGCTGCCCGAGGACGCCGACATGGCCCTGTTCGCGAAGCTCTCCCCCGCACTCGGCCGGGGCTTCGCCGGTCCGGAGACGGTGGCGTCGGTCGTCGCGATGCTGGCCTCCGAGGACGGCCGGTTCATCACCGGCACCGAGGTCCGCGTCGACGGCGGCACCCACTTCTGA
- a CDS encoding DUF1416 domain-containing protein, which translates to MCGAKAGGPDASTIKPGETTIQGQVTRDGEPVTGYVRLLDATGEFTAEVPTSATGQFRFYAAEGTWTVRALIPGGTADRTVVAQQGGLAEVAIAV; encoded by the coding sequence ATGTGCGGAGCGAAGGCCGGCGGCCCCGACGCCTCGACGATCAAGCCCGGTGAGACCACCATCCAGGGTCAGGTGACCCGCGACGGCGAGCCGGTGACGGGCTACGTCCGTCTGCTGGACGCCACCGGCGAGTTCACGGCGGAGGTCCCGACCTCCGCGACGGGCCAGTTCCGCTTCTACGCGGCCGAGGGCACCTGGACCGTACGCGCGCTCATCCCGGGCGGCACCGCCGACCGCACGGTCGTCGCCCAGCAGGGCGGCCTCGCGGAGGTCGCGATCGCCGTCTGA
- a CDS encoding response regulator transcription factor, translated as MSPADADRDRDREIQRILIVDDEPAVREALQRSLAFEGYDTEVAVDGADALEKATAYRPDLVVLDIQMPRMDGLTAARRIRGAGDLTPILMLTARDTVGDRVTGLDAGADDYLVKPFELDELFARIRALLRRSSYAAAVEATAEDDDTLTFADLTMDLATREVSRAGRPVELTRTEFTLLEMFMAHPRQVLTREQILKAVWGFDFEPSSNSLDVYVMYLRRKTEAGGEPRLVHTVRGVGYVLRQGGAE; from the coding sequence ATGAGCCCCGCAGACGCCGACCGCGACCGCGACCGCGAGATCCAGCGCATCCTGATCGTCGACGACGAGCCGGCGGTCCGCGAAGCCCTCCAGCGCAGCCTCGCCTTCGAGGGGTACGACACCGAGGTCGCGGTCGACGGCGCCGACGCGCTGGAGAAGGCGACGGCGTACCGGCCCGACCTGGTCGTCCTGGACATCCAGATGCCCCGCATGGACGGCCTGACCGCCGCCCGCCGCATCCGCGGCGCGGGTGACCTGACCCCCATCCTGATGCTGACGGCCCGCGACACGGTCGGCGACCGGGTGACCGGCCTGGACGCGGGGGCGGACGACTACCTGGTGAAGCCGTTCGAGCTGGACGAGCTGTTCGCCCGCATCCGCGCGCTGCTGCGCCGCAGCTCCTACGCGGCGGCCGTGGAGGCCACCGCCGAGGACGACGACACCCTCACCTTCGCCGACCTGACCATGGACCTGGCCACCCGGGAGGTCAGCCGGGCCGGACGCCCGGTGGAGCTGACCCGCACGGAGTTCACCCTGCTGGAGATGTTCATGGCGCACCCGCGCCAGGTCCTCACCCGGGAGCAGATCCTGAAGGCCGTCTGGGGCTTCGACTTCGAGCCGTCGTCGAACTCCCTCGACGTGTACGTCATGTACCTGCGCCGCAAGACCGAGGCGGGCGGCGAGCCGCGCCTCGTGCACACCGTGCGCGGCGTCGGCTACGTCCTGCGGCAGGGCGGCGCCGAGTGA
- a CDS encoding LmeA family phospholipid-binding protein — MRALRILLIVVVILGGLFVIADRVAVNFAEDEAADKLRSTENLASTPDVSINGFPFLTQVAGGSLDDVEVGIDDYEASTGKGGEKIRIAELRAHMKGVEFSGDYSSATAATATGTATVGYDELMKATKSQPTEIAPGIDAKVIGLSDGGNGKIKVSLRATVLGVEVPEPVEVLSSVKVKDDDVEVVADGLPEIGGKQLAESRIRAITDFQQTIDELPGGIELDKVEAAKDGVEITVKGSNVKLAG; from the coding sequence ATGCGAGCACTGCGAATACTGTTGATCGTCGTCGTGATCCTGGGCGGCCTCTTCGTGATCGCCGACCGTGTCGCCGTCAACTTCGCCGAGGACGAGGCCGCGGACAAGCTGCGCAGCACCGAGAACCTCGCCTCGACGCCGGACGTCTCCATCAACGGCTTCCCCTTCCTCACCCAGGTCGCCGGCGGCTCCCTGGACGACGTGGAGGTCGGCATCGACGACTACGAGGCGTCCACCGGCAAGGGCGGCGAGAAGATCCGCATCGCGGAACTGCGCGCGCACATGAAGGGCGTCGAGTTCTCCGGCGACTACAGCTCCGCCACCGCGGCCACCGCCACCGGTACCGCGACCGTCGGCTACGACGAGCTGATGAAGGCCACCAAGTCCCAGCCCACGGAGATCGCGCCCGGTATCGACGCCAAGGTCATCGGCCTCTCCGACGGCGGCAACGGAAAGATCAAGGTGTCGCTGCGGGCCACGGTCCTCGGTGTCGAGGTGCCCGAGCCGGTCGAGGTGCTCAGCTCGGTCAAGGTCAAGGACGACGACGTCGAGGTCGTCGCCGACGGCCTGCCGGAGATCGGCGGCAAGCAGCTCGCCGAGTCCCGGATCCGGGCCATCACGGACTTCCAGCAGACCATCGACGAGCTGCCGGGCGGCATCGAGCTGGACAAGGTCGAGGCGGCGAAGGACGGCGTCGAGATCACGGTGAAGGGTTCGAACGTCAAGCTGGCCGGGTAG
- a CDS encoding DUF3099 domain-containing protein codes for MYARRRHVYFAMMGTCIVLFVLAWGVVRLWSVPAAVGLCVFTMLIPPVAAMVANRRGPEDRWWDDPSGDAQSDEWWDELDGKKRH; via the coding sequence ATGTACGCACGGCGGCGGCACGTCTACTTCGCCATGATGGGCACCTGCATCGTGCTCTTCGTCCTGGCCTGGGGAGTCGTACGCCTCTGGTCCGTCCCGGCGGCCGTCGGCCTGTGCGTGTTCACGATGCTCATCCCCCCGGTGGCCGCGATGGTCGCCAACCGGCGCGGTCCGGAGGACCGCTGGTGGGACGACCCGTCGGGCGACGCCCAGTCCGACGAGTGGTGGGACGAACTGGACGGCAAGAAGCGTCACTGA
- a CDS encoding LacI family DNA-binding transcriptional regulator yields MAKVTRDDVARLAGTSTAVVSYVINNGPRPVAPATRERVLAAIKELGYRPDRVAQAMASRRTDLIGLIVPDARQPFFAEMAHAVEWAASERGKMVLVGNSDYVGEREVHYLRAFLGMRVSGLILVSHALNDNAAAEIDAWDARVVLLHERPEAIDDVAVVTDDLGGAQLAVRHLLEHGYAYVACMGGTAETPSVGDPVSDHVEGWRRAMKEAGLSTEGRLFEAPYNRYDAYRVGLELLSGPQRPPAIFCSTDDQAIGLLRAARELRIDVPGELAVAGFDDIKEADLADPPLTTVASDRSAMARSAVDLVLDDGLRVAGSRRERLKVFPSQLVVRQSCGCA; encoded by the coding sequence GTGGCCAAGGTGACTCGGGATGATGTGGCGCGACTGGCGGGGACTTCCACCGCCGTCGTCAGCTACGTCATCAACAACGGACCCCGGCCGGTCGCCCCGGCCACGCGCGAGCGTGTCCTCGCCGCGATCAAGGAACTGGGGTACCGCCCGGACCGGGTCGCCCAGGCGATGGCGTCGCGGCGCACGGACCTCATAGGCCTGATCGTGCCGGACGCGCGCCAGCCGTTCTTCGCGGAGATGGCGCACGCGGTCGAGTGGGCCGCCTCCGAGCGCGGGAAAATGGTGCTCGTCGGCAACAGCGACTACGTCGGCGAGCGCGAGGTCCACTACCTGCGCGCCTTCCTCGGCATGCGGGTCTCCGGCCTGATCCTGGTCAGCCACGCGCTGAACGACAACGCGGCCGCCGAGATCGACGCCTGGGACGCCCGGGTGGTCCTGCTGCACGAGCGCCCCGAGGCCATCGACGACGTCGCCGTGGTCACGGACGACCTGGGCGGCGCCCAGCTCGCCGTACGCCACCTGCTGGAGCACGGGTACGCGTACGTCGCCTGCATGGGCGGCACCGCCGAGACGCCGTCCGTCGGCGACCCGGTCTCCGACCACGTCGAGGGCTGGAGGCGCGCGATGAAGGAGGCCGGGCTCTCCACCGAGGGCCGGCTCTTCGAGGCGCCGTACAACCGCTACGACGCGTACCGCGTGGGTCTGGAGCTGCTCTCCGGGCCGCAGCGCCCGCCCGCGATCTTCTGCTCCACCGACGACCAGGCGATCGGCCTGCTGCGCGCCGCCCGCGAGCTGCGCATCGACGTCCCCGGCGAGCTGGCGGTGGCCGGGTTCGACGACATCAAGGAGGCGGATCTCGCCGACCCGCCCCTGACGACGGTCGCCTCGGACCGGTCGGCGATGGCACGGTCCGCCGTGGACCTGGTCCTGGACGACGGCCTGCGGGTGGCGGGCTCCCGCCGCGAGCGGCTGAAGGTGTTCCCGTCGCAGCTGGTCGTACGGCAGTCCTGCGGCTGCGCGTAG